ATGCTTGATTTTACATATCATTTTTAACGCGCTACGTCCCGGATAACTCGACAGGGGCGAGGATTTaaattcgtttgaaatcgTTGCAATCCGCCAACGAGTGCTCATGCAAAATATATATTGTTTTGGCTGCTTATATATACCTCTCTTGTTATTGGACGTGAAAGACTATCCAATTTATTTAAAAGTTCAGGATCGGTAACGCCACCTTGATTCTTCTTAACATAATCATCGGACGTACTGACTGTTTtacgaaaagatttttttcggtCCATCAAACCATCGCCGTcggttttcatttctttaccAGCAAGATCAAGACTTTCCTCCTCATTTTCAGGCCCCGTTCCAGTCGGCTTTTTCCCACCGATAATGTCTTTCAATTCAACGACTTTTTTGTTGATACTCGGAACGAGAATATCACGCGCGTAATTCGCCGCAAACTGTAATAAAGCAATGAATTCAACAGCAGGAAGCAAGTCGAAAGTGTAATCAAGTGTTAGTTTCATCTACCAATTATTTCCAGCTAATTATTGCGATCTatagatttcatcattttattcTTACTCGTGTTCGCTATATTTTCAtactgaaaatggaaaaaaaataaattaaaattctaaCGAACAGGTTGTGAAAATTTCTTTactatatttattttaatcaaCTAAAATCAACGGTGCTATTTCCATGTTTTCTCAGCTATACTTTGTGCTCCTCTTATAACATCTCACAGTATAATACATGTACGCGTAACGTCTATATATACATCTACGTTTATGTATATACATGTGCGTGTATACCCAACATATGTATAATATACGTGTCAACGTATACATTCAtccaaagaaaataaatatcaaacaTCCAAAAATAGATGCGAAAACAAATATAGACCTAACTGAGTAACCTACTTTTTTCCCCAAACTAAAAcatctttttcaaaatatcttgTACAGTTTTTCCTTCCTTCATATCTCGCAATAAGACTTTCCTATATTGTCTATTTTCTGAAATTCCACGTAAACGCATTCTCCATAAAATTATTATATCGCAATATGGTGAATGTATAATTTGGAATTAAAATTAACGAATGCACGAGCTCACCTCAGATTTTCACATCGAATCTGCAAATTCGAGTCGCATAAGATTTACAGCAAATCCTATATTTGTATGCGAATGTttcaaattgataaaataaccGATAATGCAAATGCGACGCAATCCATCAAACGTGTGCTAAATATGGTATACGTCTTATTGAACCAAAATATAATCAAGAAATACAGTATAGCGGCTTGACCCCGAGTATCGATAGAAAGACTCGCAGGAGCCCTGACGCTCCTGCAAGATTAAATTGTTCATACTTCACACTTAtcgatgattattttttccatacaaGAATGAATATCCAGCAATTCAAAAAACTTCAATGAATCGTCCAAACATTGAGaagaaattttaaagaatgggaaatcaacaaattttgtaaaaaaaaacgacggaaagattgaaaaatttagcgCTTGTTTGAGTGAACGGCGACACGACGGATTACACAGGAATGAGTACGTATTTAAACACGGCTCACCTCCCCGCCGTGACCATCAAAGACAGCAAACAAGGAAACTCCGGTACGATTAATGTCATCGTTGACAACGAAACGGTCTTCCATGTGAGCTCTGTGTCCTTGAACGGCATAAGCCGCGACGTATCCCTGCTTAAGTTCCCAGCTGATTTTGTCACCTCCGTTTCCAGCATTATTTACTAGAAACTAATAAAATTATATGGATGAGAAAATGAATTGTCAGATTAAATAACCTTTGACAGTTACCTTGGAACTTGTTCTTCTAAAAGTATATTGTATTCTGGTTAATAGAGTTCTGCTCCAAACGTCAACAGCCTGAAGATAGAAAAGCATAACGACCACGAGAGCCCCGCAGACCAATATTTCTGGTTTGAGGGCATAAGATCTCATGGCGCGCCAAAAATAACCCAGAGGCGTGTTGACCCCAGCGGTCAGACCCGTCGGAATACCCACCGCAAACTTTGACACGAGCTTCATGTGCGACACATAAGTCTGATGACGAATACAACATATTCTTATTTTGACTTGCactttttttatgttatttttttttcctctgcatttacgattttttatgtaGGTATTATTCCATCCATCGTTTGAAAGGTAGATATAATCTTTGAGTCACTAacgatttatttgtttttaatcaatttcaaaGAGAACACGTTTTGGAAAAATGCTCAAAAGCTCACTAAAATATAATGCAACGTTAGAAATTACGAATACTGCGAAGCAATAAGATAATATTTGGCCGAGTTCCAAACATGGTTGAATGATGCGTTTGCGTATTTATATTAACGTCCCAATACGTGTTTGCATTCACCTGGTATAAAACTTTGTCTTCGAGTTCGTCATCCATAATAAGACAATAACGTTTTCTCGTTTGTCGTTCAATCAGCCACTGGATGAattccaataaaaaatgatgtgcgaatttggaaattattCAGTTGACGAAGTATTTTTGTAAATCGGGAGTAAGAGCGAGAGTGAGATATGTAATAATTTTTTGGGGATTCAAAGGAACAGCTCAACCAATTATGATTATAAATTGAACGCAATAATCCCACTCGTTAATTAAATAGCATCACGGTAATAATAGCTTTCGTGTACAGAATATATAAAGGTAAATTTAATAATGCAGTATGAACGCTGATTTCCATGTTCGACGGACAGCCGATAGATGTTGATGATATTTAGTGTTTGAAAACTTGGTCAGCCGCGGGCTTTGGAGCATTATATGCTGCGAAGCCAGAATTCTGAATAGCAATATATACACTCTTCTTATGTCTTATTCgaccgctttttttttatttacaccaGTATGAAAGAAAGTGAATGTATAATTCCATTATTTCATTAATAACGAttgaacaaataaaaacaatttaatCGAAGACGAGACTCGTATACTGCTAGTATATATAGCAGCAGacaattattaataataaattgcCGCAGTTGGCCCGGAAGCCCGGAAATAGCCAATGAGGGTGACGACGGTAACTATCGCACAATCAGCCGGATCAATTACAGTACAAAATCCCAAATCTCAACTCGTCGGTCGAGGAGTCGTGTGCAGCGAAAAAAACACTATCCAACCCATAAAGCAACCCCCCAACCTATAACTTTACTGTGAACTACTGTGAACTGTGAGGCATATTTTTGCTCCCGCTGCATGCCCCTCCTCTACTATactatattattattattattattattattattattattattattatacttCTTCTTTATCATCATCCACTATAGGAATGGTGCAAGTAGACTACCGCGCCACTagtgatgaaaagtgaaaGCTTTTGAGGgtcttttatcattattgtgattattgtattattatatatatattacattattatgattatatttCCCATCAAAGGGTACATTCtacttggacgctgacagCGTTAATAGCGCTATTTTGCGTTCGACTTGGCGTTGTATAAACGCTACAAGCGTTTAGATGGGTGCGTTTAGAATTGTGTTCTCAACGCTCCCGACGTGTTCAAGTGGTTGAACGCATCCACAGAGAGAATCGTCTGTTATCTCAGTTATATTGTAATACTCTTTGGACTCTTTGTTTCGCTGTCTTCACTTTTCGATGAATCCAGTGTTATTTCGTCGAGTAATCGAAAAAAGAACAAGATCACAAGTTGATTCCGCCATTTTGTAATCGCACCAAGTCGAACATGACGTGAACGCAACCAGCGTCACCGCGTTCACTTCAAATCGAACGTTttatgcccgttttctccaacgttaatctaAGGTTAAACCggttaaactcggttcatcctatctcgaagctatatgaaaaaaattgaactgagtttgaaccgcatcggagaaaacggccattagCGTTATTAGCGTTATTAACACTATTAACGCTGTCAGCAGTGTCAGCGTCCAAGTAGGATGTACCCAAAGTATTGAAAGTGCTACCCCCAAAAACTTATAATTTATGACATTAGAGGCGCCACGAATAGGGACCGTGGACCGTGCGCAGCGTCTACAGTGTCACTACGCGGCCAATTCCAAAACTTTCTAGGTGCAATTTAAAGGATTTAAAGCAAGCGCATATGGGAATTATTACTTTTCGCATTATTTaacagaataaaattattattttttatctcatgtctcgatcgagaaaatattgttgcattCGAGAGTGCTCTAATGCACAATTTCAACGTCAAGACGTTGAAGtatcagtaaaattttattatttctcagAGGGCACAGTCCATTCTCCATGGAAAAGTGAGAAACGGACCAAATGGATCAAAAGGTTAAACACTGTCAATTCATCCACTAAACTTTCTCTTTCGCGACGACATTCAAAACGTCATTCGATTCaaacagattttttcttccttttacgtcattttgattttgaattcGATCATTGTTGATCGGACAAAAACCGATTactttaattattatttttttccgaaaaattaattattattttcaatgatttacagtcaaaatatcatcagaaaaattgcCCATTCAGACACGAGAGAGCACGCTCATCGACTGTAGTGCTGCTCTCTGTAGCTCATGCACGGTCCCTATATATTCGCATGATTGCGCCGCCGCGATATAATACGCCAAAAGCAGAAAAAGACGCAACGCGGGTAATGTTGAATGTATTAAATTCAATAACCTTAAGGAAAATAttgcaaatataataaaatttttcacgcgaaaaaaaaattcagttcaaaaataaattcttaTAATATTGTCTATACACCCACACCCACGcatgaaattttaaataaataacgtAAAAGCTGTTGTTGGTTTTGGTGGTTTTGACGATGACCACCCACGATCTCCCTATACCGTCGGTGGTGATATTTTATGAATGGCATCATTACATGCGAACGTCGCTGTCGTCGCTGTGGTGGTGGCAGCGGTAACAGCAGCCGGGCCCATCGCCGCAAGATGGCCACCGAATAAATTTATATCGGCCAGGGCAGGCCAGGGCCAAAGGTGTCAGCAGGGGTCAGGGTGTAGCGGTGTAGCTGTCGCCAGATCGTACCGTGTGTACAATGTTTACGAACGTGTTTAATCGCGaaagatgataaataattaagtGTCATCAATAAGAAACGAtgagcgaaagaaagtttagcCGTGCTTTGGGAAAGCCCGGTATGGCTGCCCAGCTTCGGGAAACTGTGTCACAAGTTGTACGCGAAAGTACGGTGCAGGTATACGCGCGCGCGGCATATTTTTTCCCGAAtgttatttgaaaataaaaatatcattacTTATTAATTTAATATGTGTCACCTGTGACGTTGATGATCAAAGTTTTATTCGACATGCAATTTCGAATTTTACATGAACATTTCATTGTTTGACAACTTGTAAATCGTGAATAATTTAcgtcaaacatttttcacgtCCTCTGATTCGGTTATAGCACAAAGTTGATTTCAAATATCGACGATCAATGcctattttattcttttttttattttctatttagAACAAACCGTTTCTTACCGAGCCTCTggattatgaaaattttgtttcaaaaaacaaaactctTCTGCAAAATGATCCGCAACGTGAACTTTTGCTCTATCCTCAGGATGACATCTCTGTAAGTTCATTTgcatcgctttttttttaagaagggtggatcacgaaatcaaaataatcagaatttgatcaaatttgatgataacattctttggcatcaagtatacaaatgcaatttttttcaaatatttttaccacatggttatcgaataattgggCGTTAAATCGGTGTTCTTCTGCATGAGatttataactgtatatatgtaaactctatgcttatacacttgaacttgagtgttcaattactcgagagctatgtggtagaaaaatctaaaataattcatattgtcttatatatttttaaagaatatatttaccaaattttattaaattcttatcatttttaaattcttaatacttttagcatggtttagcatggcaacattgtatcgtcgcgatccaccctccctAACTCTTATCTATTTTGAAAGATAACAGGGCTTCCAGagatctatttttattttgaattttttatcaagcAACTTGTTTTTTGctgttttatttcatttttttttaatcaatttttttgggaACTAGAAAATTGGGTCcatcattattttccattataaataaacaaaatcagaCATTTGTTTAGATAAATAAACACCTGCGgttgaatacaaattttaaaaGGGCAGTTTGATACAAGAGAAAAGCATTCTGCTATGAAGTTGTTATGAAAAATTCTGCTATGAGAACAAATACATGAAAAAGTAGATATTATATATGTATCGTGTATATTGTAAaactaattattatttaaataCTAATACTTGAAATGTTCGTGAGCCAATGGAATGACAAAAATCATGTATCCAATAAACCCTATAATTTCCTGAATGAGTATATAGTTCAATAAGAACATGAATGTCCAATAGCCTTAAATATTTGTATATTGTTTAATTCAGAATTTGCAGTTGGCTAAATTTACatgtggataaaaaaaaatatttttcagttatttctaatatctcttttttttttttcaactttcattATATTAAGAAACTTTGATGTAATAGTTTTTATATTGGTTATGCAGCAAGTTATTCTACCCAAGAGGCACAGAACAACAGTACCGGTTGTTCAGAATATTTTGGATTCATCCGAAGGTGGAGAAACTCTGCTCACTAGAGAATGTCTTCGAACTTACTCCTCAAACTGGAATCTCGTTCGATACAAATATTCAACTTATGGAGGAACGCATACTGAGCTGCCAAAGTATGCCAATTACTTTATTCCATTTatcattgattttcatttctaAAATGtgaaatacaaaataaaaacaggAATGAAGACGTTGAgtaaattggaaaatatatTGCAGCTTGAAAGATCAGCGAATTGAAAAATAGGCTAGAAAAGAACCGAGTTGTTtaatattcttgaaaaaatgtgaaaaaataataagctACCGATTGATCGCAGGTTGACAAAAGGTGATGCATTGAGAGAAGAGATTTATGAGATTGACACAGAAGTGGATCAAGTGGATGAGGACCTTACGAGAAACGATGGAATAACAAAAGAGGGTTATCTGTTGAAGGGTCCAGAAATCGGGAGCGCGGATCGAATGTTTGTAAACATAGGTGCAAAATCGTTTAAAAGAAGATTTTGTCACTTGAGACAGGAGGTGGATGGAACGTACATATTGGAGTTGttcaaagatgaaaaaaagggtgAAGCCAAATTGGCGATAGTGATGGATTTTTGTACAGAAGTGATAAGAAATCCAAAACGAGGTAGATTCTGTTTTGAGATGCGAATGAGCGGAACTCACAAATCATACAGTTTTGCAGCGGATAACGAGACCGATATGCaagattggttgttgaaattgtcTTCGGTGCTTCAACACTATAAACAACAGGAAGAAAAACGAGCTGCCTCGTTAGAAAGAGCTTGCAACACGCCTCCGCCTTCGCCTCAACCTTTGCCCGTGTATGGAACTCTCAAGGGCCTCGAACAAAGTATGAATCCCCAATTGATCAAATATTCACGAGAAACGGACACGAGTATTTTGTTGGCACGACGAGAAAATCGCAAACGTTTGTTTACCCTTTATAATAATTCTTCACACGCAAAGACACCGCTTGGAAATCCAAATGAAACGAGTATCGACCCTTACAACGAACAGTTTGGTCAACGAATTTTCGTCAAATGTGAAGCTCTCAAATTTCGGCTCCAAGCACCCATCGACGAAAAAGAGTCTCTCTGCCAAGTCGAACCTTATCATACAAGTCTCGCTCTTTTCGACGCTCGGAATGCCCGGAAATtgtctgaaaattttcacTTCGATATCAATCACGAATCTGTTCGGGATCTGGTTGGCGATTTGAGCCCTGTTGGAGTCACTACTGATAACGAGAGCCACGATTTACCTGATGAACTAAAAGGCATTCCATACAATTGGTTGAAAAATCCTAGACAAGCCATTTTCAGCATTAGCAATCCTCATCCTGATATTTTTCTCGTTGTAcggatcgaaaaaattcttcaaggCAGCATTTATCAAACTTCCGAACCTTATCTGCGCGCAACCAAGGATCCACGTCTGGGACTCAAAGTTCACAAACAAGTCAGGGCCTCTTGTCAGAGGTGCGAACTCGTGACATTTTTTTAGTCGTTtaatctcgaaaaaaataatggaaaaggtAACGATGACGCGGTTTCATCGGtgcatcaaaaaattaaaaaaaaaacgtcacacAAGCAAATtagatttttggaaaaaattaacaaacatTTCATTGTTATATTtcgttaataataattattcagCAGCGGAATCCCTGATTGTTATATTTATTACATCGAGCTCGAATAACAGTTCAATTATTCCTATTGTCTAATTTATTGATTTCTTTAGATTGGGCAATTATCGAATGCCTTTTGCCTGGGCAGCAAGGCCGCTTTTCAGACTGTACAGCAACGAGCTCGATACATCTTCGGACTTTCCTGCCATATATAGACAAGAAGGGAATAAAATTCGCGAcgacgaaatattgaaattgcTCTCCGAGTACAGGAAGTAAGACACCCACGAAAGTAACCTTCTTTtcaatatcaattttatacgtttttttttcttttttccttacaacttttACGTTCTTTCGTAGACCTGAGAAATTGAGCAAACTGACCGTTATTCCTGGATGGCTGAAATTGCACATCGAGCCTTTAAGCGATATTCCTGACAGTGAGTTGTAATGAAAAGTGTTATAAAATCAACGCCTTGAgtgttcgatttttcttttagtttctaacgaaaaaaatgtattttttttagattcttTGACAACGGCCTTGATTCCATTGAAACCATTTCCATTGCCGCCTATCGCGAGGCCTACCATCGAAGTAGCCGAATTCGAAGGTTCCTCGGAAAAGGATGTTCATCCTTACACGACCTACGTCAATCATTTATACGTTTATCCACAAACGTTGAATTTCGATActcaaaaaatattcagtAGAGCCAGAAATATCGCGTGCATAGTGGAATTGCGCGATGACGATGGCGAGGACGCCCAACCATTGCGGGtgataagaaatttttttccctctttgaatttcaaatgaaatatttcatgaatCCTCGTTATAATATttgttcgagttttttttttgcttcagtGTATTTATGGAAAACCGGGGTCGCAATTACTATGTCCTCGAGCGAATTGTGCTGTACTTCATCATAACGCCGTACCCTCATGGtatgaggaaataaaaatgaggttACCCACCAAACTCCATGCCAAACATCATCTCTTGTTCTCTTTTTATCACATAAGTTGTGATATGaataagaaaaaggaaaatgggGTTGAAAATTGCGTCGGGTATGCATGGGCAGTTCTTTTGCACAAAGGACGGTGAGTTTAGAGACAtttgaaatacatttttttttccttctttcttcttcacatTCGTTCTTTAGCTGTCCCATTGTTGACACGATTTTTTCTTAGATTGAACGTCGACATGGAAACGAATATCCAAACTCTGCCCGTAGCGACACATTTACCAGCGGGATATCTTGCGATCCAGCCTCTTGGACTCGGGAaaggggtaaaaaaaaaaaagcctcGCGTTCCATTATTAGTTTTTTacgaatattttccaaatttattattcttcctCCTCTTGTTCCTTACGCTGAGTTTAGAATGCTGGCCCCGATATTACGTGGATCGATGGACAACGTCAAATCTTCACCGTTTCGTTTCAATTGATCTCGACCGTCTTTACGCGAGATCCccatttgcacaatttttttgttcacgcCGAAAGAATTTTGGACACAAAACCTTCGGCCGTTCCGTCCGATATGGAAACTTGCAAAATTCTCAAAGCCGCTCACGCCATACAATTGATTACggcaattacattttttccgaCAATTATTAATCAATTATTTGCATTGTTGACCTGTAACACGAGCGAGGAAGTCGGTCTTTACATAATCCGGGTTCTCATTCATATCATTAGTCTTGTACACCAAGCCGGTCGAAAAGAAATTCTTCAGGCGTATGTTAAGGTAA
The window above is part of the Venturia canescens isolate UGA chromosome 5, ASM1945775v1, whole genome shotgun sequence genome. Proteins encoded here:
- the LOC122411136 gene encoding protein phosphatase 1L isoform X2, which gives rise to MKLVSKFAVGIPTGLTAGVNTPLGYFWRAMRSYALKPEILVCGALVVVMLFYLQAVDVWSRTLLTRIQYTFRRTSSKFLVNNAGNGGDKISWELKQGYVAAYAVQGHRAHMEDRFVVNDDINRTGVSLFAVFDGHGGEFAANYARDILVPSINKKVVELKDIIGGKKPTGTGPENEEESLDLAGKEMKTDGDGLMDRKKSFRKTVSTSDDYVKKNQGGVTDPELLNKLDSLSRPITREVRPSRPDEKVTRKVDINSYIDGQKINYGRLLTDEVLAVDRLLVEAAKKNMDVAGTTALIALLEDNKLIVANVGDSRGVMCDNKGNAIPLSFDHKPQQQRERQRINKAGGLVTFNGVWRVAGILATSRALGDYPLKDKKLVIAEPDILTFDLSDHNPMFLILASDGLWDTFTNEEAVAFIKERINEPYYGAKSITLQSYYRGSLDNITVVVINLKDRKYSISTMERSP
- the LOC122411136 gene encoding protein phosphatase 1L isoform X1, whose amino-acid sequence is MDDELEDKVLYQTYVSHMKLVSKFAVGIPTGLTAGVNTPLGYFWRAMRSYALKPEILVCGALVVVMLFYLQAVDVWSRTLLTRIQYTFRRTSSKFLVNNAGNGGDKISWELKQGYVAAYAVQGHRAHMEDRFVVNDDINRTGVSLFAVFDGHGGEFAANYARDILVPSINKKVVELKDIIGGKKPTGTGPENEEESLDLAGKEMKTDGDGLMDRKKSFRKTVSTSDDYVKKNQGGVTDPELLNKLDSLSRPITREVRPSRPDEKVTRKVDINSYIDGQKINYGRLLTDEVLAVDRLLVEAAKKNMDVAGTTALIALLEDNKLIVANVGDSRGVMCDNKGNAIPLSFDHKPQQQRERQRINKAGGLVTFNGVWRVAGILATSRALGDYPLKDKKLVIAEPDILTFDLSDHNPMFLILASDGLWDTFTNEEAVAFIKERINEPYYGAKSITLQSYYRGSLDNITVVVINLKDRKYSISTMERSP